A genome region from Aphelocoma coerulescens isolate FSJ_1873_10779 chromosome Z unlocalized genomic scaffold, UR_Acoe_1.0 ChrZ, whole genome shotgun sequence includes the following:
- the LURAP1L gene encoding leucine rich adaptor protein 1-like yields MEPGAPPDLRDVEQKLGRKVPESLARPLRGEELPARPAAAALGPRRRRAAALARLETKLQLLRQEMVNLRATDVKLMRQLLLINESIESIKWMIEEKAIASRGSSLSGSLCSLLESQETSLHGSCNSLQDCSDGLDGISVGSYLDTLVDDVPGHQTPSDMDKFSDSSVMEDSQSLHKHPKIDSDEYYCFG; encoded by the exons AtggagcccggcgctccgccgGACCTCCGCGACGTCGAGCAGAAGCTGGGGCGCAAAGTGCCCGAGAGCCTGGCGCGGCCCCTGCGCGGGGAGGAGctcccggcccgccccgccgcggcgGCCCTCggtccccgccgccgccgcgctgccGCCCTGGCCCGTCTGGAGACGAAACTTCAGCTCCTGAGGCAGGAGATG GTTAATCTTCGAGCCACTGATGTGAAGCTTATGCGCCAGCTCCTCCTCATCAATGAAAGTATTGAATCAATCAAGTGGATGATAGAAGAGAAAGCCATTGCCAGCCGAGGCAGCAGTTTGAGTGGAAGCCTGTGCAGCTTGCTGGAAAGTCAGGAGACATCTCTCCATGGCAGCTGTAACAGTTTACAGGACTGTAGTGATGGACTGGATGGAATATCAGTGGGGAGTTATTTGGACACCTTAGTGGATGATGTCCCCGGTCACCAAACCCCTTCAGATATGGACAAGTTCAGTGATTCTTCTGTCATGGAGGACTCACAGTCTCTGCATAAGCATCCCAAAATTGATTCTGATGAGTACTACTGTTTTGGTTAA